AATTTTTTgtgcattttcattttttgtcaaaGAGAAAgtaaggctgcgtttggttcgaCAGAAAATCACTTTCAGAATATGTTTTACGCGTttgcgggtgtttggcaacacctgaaattttggtcaaacggaaaatcagTATCATTGATCGTAAAATAATCCCTCCCCACCcgtaaaacattttccatgtctattttaccttcaaatagagttttccgttggaaaacagaaaaggagagggagagagcaacgACGCacaccagaaaagagagagagagagctagagggagATCACCGAATCAGTCAGATCACGCCGGTGAAGCCAAGATCACGCCGTCCTCAACCCAAAGGCCCGCCGTCGAGCTCGCAcagggcgagatcgaggcgcgatcttgcgccgggcgagatcgaggcgcgatctcgcgtCGGCAAGATCGACGCATGTgatcgcgccggcgagatcggtGACCCAccaatctctctcttcctcctccctgtctcacctccctctctcagtttgacCGAATGAGTTGGCCAtggtgttttatttgatttttgtttgtttagaagttgatggattgtaatgttctattataaaatttgtttggaatgtgagaaaatggttgagaaaatgtgagaaatcagtaaaaaatttgcatttttagaatgttaccaaacacttgaaaatattttccaaagtattttttaaaatgccaccaaacacctaaaaatattttcctttcctgaaaatattttcacctgaaattattttacactcgaaatatattttacacccaaccaaacgcagcctaagagACATTAACTAGTTCGTAGAGCATGACTTTGTGTGCTTCGTTTTCGTGCTGTAAATCATTTTATTCTGGGAGGTAGACATTCGTGAGTCTCAAAGTGAAGGAAATATgtatgtttgtatcacatacaaaacatacgcagcgaaaaaataacggatttacttcattgataaaagttaacatgtactatataagtttcagaatttgagaacaagagagtgtatcttggagtggtgaatttcaaaatttttcagattagaagcacttgggaacactttcaatcttcactctaattccactaatgcccaaaatgtgtggtctctcaatcagttccaaatttagaatttcaaaaaatgcctaacacttcttacaccacttcgcaatagtgttcttacaaaatctctacagaaaattttgtatgcttctccctttgtatctaactaattatctaattgggctggctttttgggcctttccaattgggcttaagtgtgtggtttgtaaaatattttttgaaaaacgttttttcattttcaagtgttggtttacaagtaaaatatagtcaaatttgcaaaatattttcaaacttgcaaaatattttcaaatttgcaAAATATTAATCGTAAAATACTTTATAAcaagttgtaaaatattttacccttGAAAATTtagtaaaacattttccaatAACACACAATGGCTTCCCCTCTCCCATCTGGTCGCTAGGTCACCAATTTGGTGGCCAAAAACACTGCTCTGGTGACTGGGGACATTGGCTGGAGACATTGCTTTGATGACAAATGACAACGTTCTAGTGTCCAGAGACTCCGCTCCGGTGACCTGTGCCATTGGTCTAGTGTCCAGTGACTTTGCTCTACAACCGGTGCTAGCGGTCTAGTGTTCGAAGACTCTGCTCTGACAACTGGTGCTAGTGGTTCGACGTTCGAAAACTCTACTCTAGTGACCAGTGCTGAAGGTTTAGTGGCTAGAGACACTACATTGCAATGGTGTTGGAGGTTAGGTAACTGAAGACGTCTTTTTGTTGATCGGTGTTGGCAATTTGGTCACTAAAGATACCACTTCGATAGTGATTCTCGGTTGTTCAGTTGTTGGAACCACCGCTCTGATTGCCAGTTCTAGTAGTTTGGTCATCGGACTTCTAGCACCAGTGGCTTAGGTGTTGAGCCATTGATTTTGATGGTTTgcttgaaaaaatttatttgtcttACCAAAcgcctaaaaatattttacgtttgaaaatattttacttcaaaaaaaatgttcaaaagtGAAAAACCTTAGGAAAACTCTTTGAGGGAAAAAACCATTACAGGGTGTCGACGCCAAATTTCGGTGGTTGTCCCTTTCCAAAACACTTGGGCTTTTGAAAGGTTTCTAGGCGAGTCACGTTGTGAAATTAATGTGTGTGAGCTGTGGACACTTAAATAATGTATATGCTTTAGTGAGTTTTTGAATCCATTcattgtttttctattttttagagttgtcaccaatcattgatttttttaggtGTGATTGGTTACTTAtatctaattaatttatacataatTATCTAATTGGTTACCTACCTTAATTTCAATTCATCatcttatttttcaatataatcaattaattatcTATTGAAATTAGTCAAAGTATGTTTCAAGAGCTATCTCAACTCATAAACATCTCTCATGCATGTTGATTTGATAAgcattcttattaaaaaaaaaaaaaaaaatcaaagaaatagCTGAAGAGTAAATTTTGGCACTATGATTGACTTGGGCTTTTAGATTTTAGGTTTTCTTGATTTTGGcttgatttgtttttgataCATTTGGGATATTAGGATTTGTAGACTTGATTTTCAACCACTTTAAGGTTGTATAGTATTagatttttaagaattttaaattttgattgatcaatttattttttatgagaatcaatgaattataaaaaaaaaacataattatgtCATAAGAAAACATAATTATATCTGTTGGAATTATCCTACACATGTGGTACATCTCTTGTCTTGAGCAATCTAAGTGAAAATCTGAAAACCTGTGTCGAAGtattgattctaattttaaGTGTTGATCACATTATAATTTTTGCTATTGATAATTCGATAGTAGAGTACCCCTGATGTCTCCTGCAGAAACACTAGAGTACTAACCGGTTAAGTTACAATCCTCTTGACGATATTATGACTTTTGGTTCTTATAATTATACACGATTCTACTTGCAAACAAGGGAGAATCGAgttaaagaaattaataaatgtatGTATGTTAATATATTTCCTTTGTAAGATTGagtatatattatattagttCAAGAACATTACGTATAACTTAgcatgaaaatatatatatttatatttcccGCCTTTGGTTTCACatacaaagtttaaaaaatataaatcaaccACCCAAGGATGGTTTTGGTGGAAGCTAGCCTTAACTAAATAAGCCAAAATGAACAGGAACGCCTGCGGCAGTGATCCAATTCCCTTGTAAGAAAGGCCCTACGGTATACTTTGTGGCCTCTTCCCTCCTAATGATCTTGTGGCCAGGCCATTTGACCCTTGCATTAACCTTAGCACCAGGCCCTTTGTTGTTATACTCTGCATAAGACAGAGTCTTGAGTGCAAAGTCTCCTTCCCATGGTAACCACCCATCAGGGTGAATAATGTCCTCAATTGATGATTCCATGATAATGGTTCTTGAGTATTCCTTCCATGGCCTTCCGAGGTAACTTCTGATCTGTGACTTTGCAGGTGTAAGTTTCTTGTCTGGCACAATGCGACAGTTCTGCAGCACTATTCCTGTGGTTTCACGTTTGTCAACCCTTCCTTGTGCTGTCACGATGTTTTGTTGGTTATCTAATGGTTTCCTCACTACAATCAAACAGTTTTGGAGCACAGCAGCTGCATCACCGAAAATGAAGTCGACGGTGCCAGCAATAACACAGCTTCGGTAGAATTGCCGATGGGTTTGTGCATACAAGGTGTCTTGGTACCCTTCAAAGCGGCAGTTATGGAAAATTGCACGATCTGCTTGGACTCTAGCAGCCACTGCTTGATGCTTTTCTGGACCAGCAGTATTTCTGAATCCCAAGGCTTTGCCTATAAAGCCTTCTCCTAGAGCCGCTGCAATAGATATTTAAAACCAATTTTGTGTCATTTTCATTTCTGCTGAACCTCTTTACACAATCAGTCATTAATTACTTTCcaaaattctctttttttttttttttttttcgcaatTTTATGTTATTAAGCAGCCTAATGTGTATGACTGACCTCATTGAAATCTATTAGATGGCTTCTAAATACACATATGTATCATATAAATCAGGTGCAATTGCATATAAATCAGAATGTGTGAGGGAAGCTGGTTGCTAATTAACTTGGATACTACCATACCAAAAGTTGCAGTTTGGAAAGTCCTAACTCCATCTACAAAATTTTTGCTGCCGGTGATGATGCTCTTTTGTGATCCATCACCATACATAGTGACATTCACCATTTTCTTTGTCACAGTCACTGTCTCCTCATATACTCCTTGCTTAACGTAGATGACATATCTGCATTTTCATTAGagcaaagaaaaggaaaaataaacaaatgatgaattaaagagaaaaagttAACTAGCTGTTTTAGTgtttaatgtcaaaattttctcaaaaaaagtttAATGTCAAAAGAAATATTTATGTTAATGGgcattataacttataagtttGTAGGAAAAAACCACAATGTGATAAAGATCAAAGATAAATATTAGTATTGACACATTAGGATCCTCTACGATTAAAATGGATCAATTTCAAGATTcagattaaatattacaaatctaaaaatatatttagcaTTTGTTTGGATTGCAAGTTTGTTTTTGCGTTTGAAAAAGTGGGACCCACGGCCACAGTACATAAATCAGCCAACTTGAACAAAACACGTAAACAGTGttgtacttattaaaaaaatattttattatcgTGTTTTCAgtgataaattttcaattttcaacaaataagtgATATTCAAACAAACCTTAAATATCATATCATTAAAAATCTTAACAGTCAAGTGGGGCATACGTACCGTCCTTTGTGTTTTTCTGGCATGGCTGCCAGTGCCTCAGAAATTGTTTTATGGTCTCCGCTACCATCTTTGGCCACAATCACATTGGGTGTTGGTTTATCAATATTTGCCTTCAACATCCTCCGGTCCTCATTGGGCACCCAGGTAGGAAGTCCGTCTTTTTCCAAGAAGTTAGATTCATTTTCCGCCAGAAGGTGCCGGCTAAATCCTAGTGTTTGAAATGTGGACAGGAACGAAGCCAACTCTGAGATAATGGCAAGGGAATTGCTGGTGAGTTCCTTGACAGCCTTAAGAGTCTTTTCCATGTCACTCTTCAATTTTCCTTCAGGAAAACCATCAATGCATGTTTGTTGGTAAGACATAACCGCACTTAGCCAATTGTTCAAATCAGGGGTGCTAGAGATCAACTTTCCCAAGTCATTTTTGCTGATTTTGGAAACTGAATCATCTAATTCTTCCTTGGCATCCTGCATCAATGTCTTACAATCTTCAAATGCCGCTTTCTCTTTTGGGTCGTTAAATTTGAATGCTGTGGATGTTTTCATGGCCTTGATAACCTCATCCCCCACGGCCGAGATAGCACTCTTGAGGAGGTCTTTCGGTTGAGACAAATCAGGATTGGTTTTCACTGCCTTGTTAAGGGTATTTTCACACTTGTCCTTGTAATCTGTGCTG
This portion of the Castanea sativa cultivar Marrone di Chiusa Pesio chromosome 7, ASM4071231v1 genome encodes:
- the LOC142642266 gene encoding putative pectinesterase/pectinesterase inhibitor 45, which encodes MAFQDFDHISERRKAEKQRKLRKKIIIGAIFFLVVALLVAAAAFVVVTHKSWFGIGGSKPSDQPQQSQKQVSRTAKIIKMMCNSTDYKDKCENTLNKAVKTNPDLSQPKDLLKSAISAVGDEVIKAMKTSTAFKFNDPKEKAAFEDCKTLMQDAKEELDDSVSKISKNDLGKLISSTPDLNNWLSAVMSYQQTCIDGFPEGKLKSDMEKTLKAVKELTSNSLAIISELASFLSTFQTLGFSRHLLAENESNFLEKDGLPTWVPNEDRRMLKANIDKPTPNVIVAKDGSGDHKTISEALAAMPEKHKGRYVIYVKQGVYEETVTVTKKMVNVTMYGDGSQKSIITGSKNFVDGVRTFQTATFAALGEGFIGKALGFRNTAGPEKHQAVAARVQADRAIFHNCRFEGYQDTLYAQTHRQFYRSCVIAGTVDFIFGDAAAVLQNCLIVVRKPLDNQQNIVTAQGRVDKRETTGIVLQNCRIVPDKKLTPAKSQIRSYLGRPWKEYSRTIIMESSIEDIIHPDGWLPWEGDFALKTLSYAEYNNKGPGAKVNARVKWPGHKIIRREEATKYTVGPFLQGNWITAAGVPVHFGLFS